The following coding sequences lie in one Oncorhynchus kisutch isolate 150728-3 linkage group LG3, Okis_V2, whole genome shotgun sequence genomic window:
- the LOC109888016 gene encoding pygopus homolog 1-like, giving the protein MSKEQDKDTFSLKRNRGRDGGLDDLGGPGVLLDSSDKKKCKLNAQAHFFAPLSEYAPPPNRSADHLVATNPFDDNYNTPSFKPLSSGNPYFGHPGCSGYGLPRMDHLMPNRMPSSYRGPYQIRNQLHPFAQTQMGMGFNRPPDFNYGYHENPNYGNHPPLSNNSNMPLPPNQPLRPGPHDNLNQVHLHNVTQSTSPDMGLSFRSAVNPIGNPPPQPGMDPSPGFTRQQQNNSFTQSNTPTPKQDMSEVVSSKSTSQNTSPQKQSHGSEEIMGQKNSVDLKSKNRGTLVCQGAGQPNTTEKINGIIHPNNDSLKKSPQSGRHMEAAPLERSRSNGGGGVAINKTLMHPNRPSHSSTEPVFPCGVCLNEVNDDQEAILCEASCQKWFHRVCTGMTETAYNLLTAEVSAVWGCDICMEEKGARLHRTKEVTGQPAGQQPTVNSE; this is encoded by the exons ATGTCAAAAGAACAGGATAAAGATACCTTCTCGCTCAAAAGAAACCGAG GTAGAGATGGTGGGCTTGATGATCTAGGAGGGCCGGGTGTTCTGCTGGATAGCTCAGACAAGAAAAAGTGCAAGTTGAACGCACAG GCTCATTTCTTCGCTCCCCTATCTGAGTATGCTCCACCACCAAACCGAAGTGCTGACCACCTAGTGGCTACCAATCCTTTTGATGACAACTACAACACACCATCTTTCAAGCCTCTGTCCTCTGGGAACCCATATTTTGGCCACCCTGGCTGCAGTGGCTATGGCCTGCCCAGGATGGACCACCTCATGCCCAATAGGATGCCCTCTTCTTACAGGGGTCCCTACCAGATACGAAACCAGCTCCACCCTTTTGCCCAGACTCAAATGGGCATGGGGTTCAATCGACCCCCTGACTTTAACTATGGTTACCATGAAAATCCCAATTATGGTAACCATCCACCATTAAGCAACAACAGTAACATGCCACTTCCACCCAATCAGCCTTTAAGACCAGGGCCCCATGACAACTTGAATCAGGTGCATCTGCATAATGTGACCCAAAGCACTTCTCCTGACATGGGCCTGAGCTTTAGATCAGCAGTCAATCCAATTGGGAATCCACCTCCCCAACCCGGCATGGACCCTAGTCCTGGTTTTACTCGGCAACAGCAAAACAACAGCTTTACCCAGTCCAATACACCGACACCTAAACAGGACATGAGTGAGGTGGTGTCAAGCAAAAGTACATCCCAGAACACATCTCCACAGAAACAAAGCCATGGCTCAGAGGAGATCATGGGTCAGAAAAACTCTGTCGACCTGAAATCAAAGAATAGAGGCACCCTGGTCTGTCAGGGTGCAGGTCAGCCTAACACCACAGAGAAAATCAACGGCATCATCCACCCCAATAATGATTCCCTGAAGAAGTCCCCACAGTCAGGCAGGCACATGGAGGCAGCCCCCCTGGAGCGGAGTAGAAGcaatggaggtggtggtgtggccATCAATAAGACATTGATGCATCCCAACAggcctagccactcctccacagaGCCTGTGTTTCCATGTGGAGTATGCCTGAATGAAGTGAATGATGACCAGGAAGCTATCCTGTGTGAGGCCTCATGTCAAAAATGGTTCCACAGGGTTTGTACTGGAATGACTGAGACAGCTTATAACCTGTTGACAGCAGAGGTGTCGGCAGTGTGGGGCTGTGACATCTGCATGGAGGAGAAAGGGGCACGGCTCCATAGAACAAAGGAGGTAACAGGGCAGCCAGCAGGGCAGCAGCCAACAGTTAACAGCGAGTGA